In the Lepisosteus oculatus isolate fLepOcu1 chromosome 6, fLepOcu1.hap2, whole genome shotgun sequence genome, one interval contains:
- the LOC107078195 gene encoding L-asparaginase-like: protein MEASPAEDSDNRPFLISGAVVRGRRFLRWVGEVLELPWLRNKDIEERKDLLQELLPSFACGAVENNDVLALQEILETIDVDSGDYDGTTPLHKACEAGRLDMVQYLLAKGASPAVTDRFGNTPLHLAIRHRHYEIIRILRTKGATLSIPPVRIGIELIQAVVKKDYQILYGWFLSGTNMDQGDYDNRTAMHLAVRLRDPVMVATLLDYGATPLERDVRGRTAVDEARKNGFQNVLKLFHPRFTEQFPTREAYLKFTAEQVPSDD from the exons ATGGAGGCGTCTCCAGCAGAGGACAGTGACAACAGACCCTTCCTGATCTCCGGCGCTGTGGTGAGAGGCAGGAGATTCCTGCGCTGGGTCGGGGAGGTGCTGGAGCTGCCCTGGCTTCGCAATAAAGACATAGAG GAGAGGAAGGATCTGCTTCAGGAGCTTCTGCCCTCCTTTGCCTGTGGGGCGGTAGAAAACAATGATGTCCTTGCTCTACAGGAAATACTGGAGACG atTGATGTGGACTCTGGCGATTATGATGGCACCACTCCACTCCATAAAGCCTGTGAAGCAGGCCGACTAGACATGGTCCAATATCTCTTGGCCAAGGGTGCAAGCCCAGCAGTGACGGATCGATTTGGAAACACTCCTCTTCACCTTGCTATACGGCACAG GCACTATGAGATCATCAGGATCCTCAGGACAAAGGGGGCCACTCTTTCCATTCCACCCGTCAGGATAGGAATTGAGCTCATACA GGCAGTGGTCAAGAAAGATTATCAGATCCTGTATGGCTGGTTCCTATCTGGCACCAACATGGACCAGGGCGATTATGACAACCGCACTGCAATGCACCTGGCAGTGAGGCTGAGAGACCCAGTCATGGTCGCCACACTGCTGGACTACGGGGCTACTCCACTG gagAGGGATGTCCGGGGCAGGACGGCTGTGGACGAGGCCCGAAAGAATGGCTTCCAGAACGTTCTGAAGCTCTTCCACCCGCGCTTCACTGAGCAGTTCCCCACCAGGGAGGCCTACCTGAAGTTCACTGCCGAGCAGGTGCCCTCGGACGACTGA